A window from Citrus sinensis cultivar Valencia sweet orange chromosome 3, DVS_A1.0, whole genome shotgun sequence encodes these proteins:
- the LOC102607943 gene encoding uncharacterized protein LOC102607943 isoform X1 has protein sequence MRMRMHGWRAGEEEGDRKREGRRRHMWTVPPRDSAILASVADGGSASPSSSSSLSSSPNSVTFFSQDGRKISVGDCALFKPPQDSPPFIGIIRSLTAGKENKLTLSVNWLYRPAEVKLGKGFLLEAAPNEIFYSFHKDEIPAASLLHPCKVAFLPKGIELPSGIGSFVCRKVYDITNKCLWWLTDQDYINERQEEVDQLLYKTHIEMHATVPSGGRSPKPMNGPTSTSQLKPGSDGAQNSASFPSQVKGKKRERGDQSSEPVKRERSSKMEDGNSGHSRTETNLKTEIAKITEKGGLVDYDGVEKLVQLMVPERNDKKIDLVCRSLLAGVVAATDKFDCLNWFVQLRGLLVFDEWLQEVHKGKIGDAGSPRDGDKSVEEFLLILLRALDKLPVNLNALQMCNIGKSVNHLRTHKNVEIQKKARSLVDTWKKRVEAEMDARPRLPEVPHSGNRQTGASTEVAIKSLVTQPASSKTGAVKLCQGDAPTKSAFSSPVSVKSAPLPASGSTDAKDGQPRNAASATGTTDLPSTPAKDEKSSSSSQSHNNGQSCVGDHAKTGGLSGKEDARSSATVSMTLNKISVGSSRSRKSVNGYPSSTPAGVQRETVSSKNATLHRNSASDRPSQPSLTCEKALDVPVVEGANPKIIVKIPNRGRSPAQNSSGGSVEDTSVTNSRASSPVLPEKQNQFDRNFKEKNDALRADISSNMNSEPWQSNVNKDAAACPDEGSGSPAVLPDEQGSKTGDNCRKVVEDLEDNSLPPGYEFKDVKLHESSFSSMNALIESCVKYSEANVSAPAGDDIGMNLLASVAAGEMSKSDVVSPVGSPPRTPIHEPLCDDNDSRVKSFPGDHSTDSTDDEHEKQGIDRNLWAKNSDSNQDKPAGGLTGHISTSPVDLQQSGDPCQENTENSKEIIVAEETPDGAGRNPEEDKAGFRVDADGAPDGKQRISGPLSTEDKVSESTRGVETEAVEGSASNQSLEFDGENKKGVSEGLNSGVKREQKPSPITTHSESVKGKDGELLHTSGSGEDMPLKNVDEVKVEKADEVDSKSHVNQTEEQNSEWKSNAPMIREDRVVPHLGSAENEEKGNGKVDHRENLEGKEVKEELCAGPALPEVSTALRAQETGQLVRTGAVKLTISEGDKAQESTSTTIDAASSAVGVSDMEAKVEFDLNEGFDGDDGKYGESSNFIVPGCSGVVQQLVSPLPLPVTSVSSSLPSSVTVAAAAKGPFVPPEDLLRSKVELGWKGSAATSAFRPAEPRKILEMPLGVTSISVPDSTSGKLGRPLLDIDLNVPDERVLEDLASRSSVQDTVTASDHTNNRDGSRCEVMGSKSVRGSVGLDLDLNRAEELIDIGNYSTSNGNKIDVPVQPGTSSGGLLNGEVNVRRDFDLNDGPVLDDCSAEPSVFPQHPRNVSQAPVSGLRLSSADTVNFSSWFPRGNTYSTIAVPSVLPDRGEQPFPIIAPCAPQRMLVPSTSGSPFGPDVFRGPVLSSSPAVPFPSAPFQYPVFPFGTSFPLPSATFSGGTTTYVDSSSGGRFCFPAVNSQLMGPAGAVPSHFPRPYVVSLPDGSNSASSESSWKRSRQSLDLNAGPGVPDIEGRDETSPLVPRQLSVAGSQVLTEDQARMYQQMAGGHFKRKEPEGGWDGYKRPSWQ, from the exons GATGGACGGAAAATTAGTGTTGGTGATTGCGCACTTTTCAAACCGCCCCAGGATTCCCCTCCCTTCATTGGAATAATTCGTTCACTGACTGCTGGTAAAGAAAATAAGTTAACTTTAAGTGTGAATTGGCTTTATCGACCTGCTGAAGTTAAACTTGGCAAAGGCTTCCTGTTGGAGGCGGCGCCAAACGAAATCTTTTATTCCTTTCATAAGGATGAGATTCCTGCTGCTTCCTTACTTCACCCGTGTAAAGTTGCATTCCTTCCAAAAGGTATTGAACTTCCATCAGGGATTGGTTCTTTTGTGTGCCGGAAAGTATATGACATCACAAACAAGTGTTTATGGTGGCTAACTGATCAAGATTATATTAAT GAACGACAGGAAGAAGTAGATCAACTTTTATATAAGACGCATATAGAAATGCATGCAACAGTACCCTCAGGTGGCCGTTCCCCAAAACCAATGAATGGTCCAACATCAACGTCTCAGCTAAAACCCGGTTCGGATGGTGCACAGAATAGTGCCTCTTTTCCTTCACAAGTGAAGGGGAAGAAAAGGGAGAGAGGAGATCAGAGTTCTGAGCCAGTTAAACGAGAACGATCCTCAAAAATGGAGGATGGGAATTCTGGACACAGTAGAACagaaactaatttaaaaactGAGATTGCAAAAATTACAGAGAAAGGTGGACTTGTAGATTATGATGGGGTTGAGAAATTGGTGCAGCTCATGGTTCCTGAGAGAAATGATAAGAAAATTGACCTCGTCTGCCGGTCATTGCTTGCTGGTGTGGTGGCAGCAACAGATAAATTTGATTGCCTTAACTGGTTTGTGCAGTTAAGGGGTTTGCTTGTGTTTGATGAATGGCTGCAGGAGGTCCATAAAGGGAAGATAGGTGATGCTGGCAGCCCCAGGGATGGTGATAAATCAGTTGAggaatttcttttaattttgcttcGTGCGCTTGATAAGCTGCCAGTAAATCTTAATGCCTTACAAATGTGTAACATCGGAAAGTCTGTGAATCATTTGCGGACACACAAGAACGTGGAAATTCAGAAAAAAGCTAGGAGTTTGGTTGACACATGGAAGAAACGTGTTGAGGCAGAAATGGATGCTAGACCCCGGCTGCCTGAAGTTCCTCACAGTGGGAACAGACAGACAGGTGCATCCACTGAGGTTGCCATAAAGAGCCTTGTAACACAACCAGCTTCTTCTAAAACTGGTGCAGTAAAGCTTTGCCAAGGGGATGCTCCTACAAAGTCTGCGTTTTCCTCTCCAGTGTCTGTGAAATCAGCTCCATTGCCTGCATCAGGGAGTACAGATGCAAAAGATGGACAGCCCCGAAATGCTGCTTCTGCTACTGGTACCACTGACCTTCCTTCTACTCCTGCAAAGGATGAGAAAAGCAGCAGTTCAAGTCAATCCCACAACAACGGTCAATCTTGTGTGGGTGACCATGCAAAAACTGGGGGATTATCTGGGAAGGAGGATGCTAGGAGCTCTGCCACTGTTTCAATGACTCTGAATAAGATCTCGGTTGGTTCTTCACGGTCTCGGAAATCAGTCAATGGTTACCCTAGTTCCACACCAGCTGGGGTTCAAAGAGAAACTGTGTCAAGCAAAAATGCTACCTTGCATAGAAATTCAGCTTCAGATAGACCATCTCAGCCAAGTCTGACATGTGAAAAGGCACTTGATGTACCTGTGGTGGAGGGGGCCAATCCCAAAATAATAGTCAAGATTCCAAATCGAGGTCGAAGTCCAGCACAAAATTCCAGTGGAGGATCTGTTGAAGACACTTCAGTCACCAACAGCCGAGCATCTTCTCCTGTGCTTCCAGAGAAGCAGAACCAATTTGATCGTAACTTCAAGGAAAAGAATGATGCCCTTCGAGCTGATATTTCTTCCAATATGAATAGTGAGCCTTGGCAAAGCAATGTTAACAAGGATGCAGCTGCTTGTCCAGACGAGGGAAGTGGGTCACCTGCTGTTCTGCCCGATGAGCAGGGGAGTAAGACTGGTGATAATTGTAGGAAAGTGGTTGAAGATTTAGAAGATAATTCCTTACCGCCAGGATATGAGTTTAAAGATGTAAAATTGCACGAGTCTTCATTCAGTTCTATGAATGCTCTAATTGAAAGTTGTGTCAAGTATTCTGAAGCAAATGTTTCTGCGCCTGCTGGAGATGACATTGGAATGAACCTTCTAGCTAGTGTGGCTGCTGGAGAGATGTCCAAATCTGATGTAGTTTCACCAGTTGGTTCTCCGCCAAGGACCCCCATTCACGAGCCTCTTTGTGATGATAATGATTCAAGAGTGAAATCATTTCCTGGAGATCATTCTACTGATAGTACTGATGACGAGCATGAGAAGCAGGGTATTGATCGTAATTTGTGGGCTAAAAATTCTGACAGTAATCAAGACAAACCTGCAGGAGGTCTAACAGGACACATCAGTACTTCCCCTGTGGATTTGCAGCAGAGTGGAGATCCATGCCAAGAGAACACTGAAAACTCGAAAGAAATAATAGTTGCGGAGGAGACACCTGATGGTGCAGGAAGAAATCCTGAAGAGGACAAGGCTGGTTTCAGAGTGGATGCCGATGGCGCTCCTGATGGTAAACAGAGGATAAGTGGCCCTTTGTCAACTGAGGATAAGGTTTCTGAGTCCACTCGAGGAGTTGAGACTGAAGCCGTTGAAGGATCAGCATCAAACCAGTCTTTGGAATTTGATGGCGAGAACAAGAAAGGTGTGAGTGAAGGATTGAACAGCGGTGTGAAGAGAGAGCAAAAGCCATCTCCCATTACCACTCACTCTGAGTCTGTGAAAGGAAAGGATGGAGAACTGCTGCATACTTCTGGTTCTGGTGAAGATATGCCTCTGAAAAATGTTGATGAAGTGAAGGTTGAAAAGGCTGATGAGGTAGATTCCAAGAGTCATGTGAATCAAACTGAAGAACAAAATTCTGAATGGAAAAGCAATGCTCCAATGATTCGTGAGGATCGGGTTGTACCACATTTGGGCTCAGCAGAGAATGAGGAGAAGGGTAATGGTAAGGTTGACCACAGAGAAAATTTGGAAGGTAAGGAAGTTAAAGAGGAGCTTTGTGCTGGCCCAGCTCTTCCTGAGGTATCAACTGCATTGCGAGCACAGGAAACAGGGCAGCTTGTGAGGACTGGTGCAGTTAAGTTGACTATCTCTGAAGGAGACAAAGCACAAGAATCTACATCTACCACCATAGATGCTGCATCCTCTGCTGTGGGGGTTTCAGATATGGAAGCAAAagttgaatttgatttgaatgAAGGTTTTGATGGGGATGATGGGAAATATGGGGAGTCAAGTAATTTCATAGTCCCGGGATGTTCTGGTGTTGTTCAACAGTTGGTTAGCCCGTTGCCTCTTCCTGTTACTTCTGTGTCCAGTAGCCTTCCTTCTTCAGTAACAGTGGCTGCTGCAGCAAAAGGGCCTTTTGTACCACCGGAGGACCTCCTGAGGAGTAAAGTGGAACTTGGTTGGAAAGGATCTGCTGCAACAAGTGCATTTCGCCCAGCTGAACCAAGAAAGATATTAGAGATGCCACTGGGGGTGACTAGCATTTCTGTTCCTGATTCAACATCTGGAAAGCTCGGTCGTCCTCTATTGGATATTGACTTAAATGTACCAGATGAGAGAGTCCTAGAGGATTTGGCTTCTCGAAGCTCTGTTCAGGATACAGTCACTGCATCCGACCATACCAATAACCGTGATGGGTCACGCTGTGAAGTGATGGGTTCTAAATCTGTCCGCGGCTCTGTCGGACTTGATCTTGATTTGAATAGAGCTGAGGAGCTTATTGATATTGGTAATTACTCAACTAGCAATGGGAATAAAATAGATGTCCCAGTTCAGCCTGGCACATCGTCAGGTGGTCTTTTGAATGGTGAGGTGAATGTTCGCAGGGATTTTGATTTGAATGATGGACCGGTTTTGGATGACTGTAGTGCTGAACCATCAGTCTTTCCCCAGCACCCCAGAAATGTATCTCAGGCACCAGTTTCTGGCCTTCGGTTGAGCAGTGCAGATACAGTAAACTTTTCTTCATGGTTTCCTAGGGGGAACACTTATTCAACTATCGCAGTTCCATCAGTCTTGCCTGATAGAGGAGAGCAGCCATTTCCAATTATTGCCCCCTGCGCACCACAGAGAATGTTGGTTCCCTCTACTAGTGGCTCTCCTTTTGGTCCCGATGTTTTCAGGGGACCAGTATTGTCGTCATCTCCTGCGGTGCCCTTTCCATCTGCCCCATTTCAATATCCAGtctttccttttggaaccaGCTTTCCCCTACCATCAGCCACCTTTTCTGGTGGTACAACAACATATGTAGATTCATCATCTGGTGGGAGATTTTGCTTCCCTGCTGTTAATTCACAACTAATGGGTCCTGCAGGTGCAGTCCCATCTCATTTTCCTAGGCCTTATGTAGTTAGCCTCCCTGATGGTAGCAACAGTGCTAGCTCTGAAAGCAGTTGGAAACGGAGCAGACAGAGTCTGGACTTAAATGCAGGGCCTGGAGTCCCAGACATAGAAGGTAGAGATGAGACTTCACCCCTTGTGCCGAGGCAACTCTCTGTTGCCGGTTCACAGGTCCTAACAGAGGATCAAGCAAGAATGTATCAGCAGATGGCAGGTGGCCATTTCAAGAGGAAGGAACCTGAAGGAGGATGGGATGGTTATAAACGGCCCTCATGGCAATAG
- the LOC102608421 gene encoding rac-like GTP-binding protein ARAC8 isoform X1, translating into MASSASRFIKCVTVGDGAVGKTCMLICYTSNKFPTDYIPTVFDNFSANVVAEGTTVNLGLWDTAGQEDYNRLRPLSYRGADVFVLAFSLVSRASYENVLKKWIPELQHYSPGVPVVLVGTKLDLREDKHYLADHPGLVPVTTAQGEELRKQIGAAYYIECSSKTQQNVKAVFDAAIKVVIKPPQKQKEKKKKQRGCLLNVFCGRNLVRFE; encoded by the exons aTGGCTTCTAGTGCTTCAAGGTTCATCAAGTGTGTAACAGTTGGTGATGGGGCTGTTGGCAAAACTTGCATGCTTATTTGCTACACAAGTAACAAGTTTCCTACT GATTATATACCAACGGTGTTCGACAACTTCAGTGCAAATGTGGTAGCTGAAGGCACTACTGTCAACTTAGGCCTCTGGGACACAGCTG GGCAAGAGGATTACAATAGATTAAGGCCTTTGAGCTACAGAGGGGCAGACGTTTTTGTCTTAGCTTTCTCATTAGTCAGTCGAGCCAGCTATGAAAACGTTCTAAAAAAG TGGATCCCTGAACTTCAGCATTACTCTCCCGGAGTACCAGTTGTATTGGTTGGCACCAAATTGG ATCTTCGAGAGGATAAGCATTATTTGGCTGATCATCCAGGATTGGTGCCTGTGACCACTGCACAA GGAGAGGAACTCCGTAAACAGATTGGTGCTGCATATTACATTGAATGCAGCTCGAAAactcagcag AATGTAAAAGCAGTTTTTGATGCTGCAATCAAGGTAGTTATCAAACCCCCGCAGAAgcaaaaggagaagaagaaaaaacaacGAGGATGCCTATT aaatgtCTTTTGTGGGAGGAACCTCGTACGATTTGAATGA
- the LOC102607943 gene encoding uncharacterized protein LOC102607943 isoform X2 has product MRMRMHGWRAGEEEGDRKREGRRRHMWTVPPRDSAILASVADGGSASPSSSSSLSSSPNSVTFFSQDGRKISVGDCALFKPPQDSPPFIGIIRSLTAGKENKLTLSVNWLYRPAEVKLGKGFLLEAAPNEIFYSFHKDEIPAASLLHPCKVAFLPKGIELPSGIGSFVCRKVYDITNKCLWWLTDQDYINEEVDQLLYKTHIEMHATVPSGGRSPKPMNGPTSTSQLKPGSDGAQNSASFPSQVKGKKRERGDQSSEPVKRERSSKMEDGNSGHSRTETNLKTEIAKITEKGGLVDYDGVEKLVQLMVPERNDKKIDLVCRSLLAGVVAATDKFDCLNWFVQLRGLLVFDEWLQEVHKGKIGDAGSPRDGDKSVEEFLLILLRALDKLPVNLNALQMCNIGKSVNHLRTHKNVEIQKKARSLVDTWKKRVEAEMDARPRLPEVPHSGNRQTGASTEVAIKSLVTQPASSKTGAVKLCQGDAPTKSAFSSPVSVKSAPLPASGSTDAKDGQPRNAASATGTTDLPSTPAKDEKSSSSSQSHNNGQSCVGDHAKTGGLSGKEDARSSATVSMTLNKISVGSSRSRKSVNGYPSSTPAGVQRETVSSKNATLHRNSASDRPSQPSLTCEKALDVPVVEGANPKIIVKIPNRGRSPAQNSSGGSVEDTSVTNSRASSPVLPEKQNQFDRNFKEKNDALRADISSNMNSEPWQSNVNKDAAACPDEGSGSPAVLPDEQGSKTGDNCRKVVEDLEDNSLPPGYEFKDVKLHESSFSSMNALIESCVKYSEANVSAPAGDDIGMNLLASVAAGEMSKSDVVSPVGSPPRTPIHEPLCDDNDSRVKSFPGDHSTDSTDDEHEKQGIDRNLWAKNSDSNQDKPAGGLTGHISTSPVDLQQSGDPCQENTENSKEIIVAEETPDGAGRNPEEDKAGFRVDADGAPDGKQRISGPLSTEDKVSESTRGVETEAVEGSASNQSLEFDGENKKGVSEGLNSGVKREQKPSPITTHSESVKGKDGELLHTSGSGEDMPLKNVDEVKVEKADEVDSKSHVNQTEEQNSEWKSNAPMIREDRVVPHLGSAENEEKGNGKVDHRENLEGKEVKEELCAGPALPEVSTALRAQETGQLVRTGAVKLTISEGDKAQESTSTTIDAASSAVGVSDMEAKVEFDLNEGFDGDDGKYGESSNFIVPGCSGVVQQLVSPLPLPVTSVSSSLPSSVTVAAAAKGPFVPPEDLLRSKVELGWKGSAATSAFRPAEPRKILEMPLGVTSISVPDSTSGKLGRPLLDIDLNVPDERVLEDLASRSSVQDTVTASDHTNNRDGSRCEVMGSKSVRGSVGLDLDLNRAEELIDIGNYSTSNGNKIDVPVQPGTSSGGLLNGEVNVRRDFDLNDGPVLDDCSAEPSVFPQHPRNVSQAPVSGLRLSSADTVNFSSWFPRGNTYSTIAVPSVLPDRGEQPFPIIAPCAPQRMLVPSTSGSPFGPDVFRGPVLSSSPAVPFPSAPFQYPVFPFGTSFPLPSATFSGGTTTYVDSSSGGRFCFPAVNSQLMGPAGAVPSHFPRPYVVSLPDGSNSASSESSWKRSRQSLDLNAGPGVPDIEGRDETSPLVPRQLSVAGSQVLTEDQARMYQQMAGGHFKRKEPEGGWDGYKRPSWQ; this is encoded by the exons GATGGACGGAAAATTAGTGTTGGTGATTGCGCACTTTTCAAACCGCCCCAGGATTCCCCTCCCTTCATTGGAATAATTCGTTCACTGACTGCTGGTAAAGAAAATAAGTTAACTTTAAGTGTGAATTGGCTTTATCGACCTGCTGAAGTTAAACTTGGCAAAGGCTTCCTGTTGGAGGCGGCGCCAAACGAAATCTTTTATTCCTTTCATAAGGATGAGATTCCTGCTGCTTCCTTACTTCACCCGTGTAAAGTTGCATTCCTTCCAAAAGGTATTGAACTTCCATCAGGGATTGGTTCTTTTGTGTGCCGGAAAGTATATGACATCACAAACAAGTGTTTATGGTGGCTAACTGATCAAGATTATATTAAT GAAGAAGTAGATCAACTTTTATATAAGACGCATATAGAAATGCATGCAACAGTACCCTCAGGTGGCCGTTCCCCAAAACCAATGAATGGTCCAACATCAACGTCTCAGCTAAAACCCGGTTCGGATGGTGCACAGAATAGTGCCTCTTTTCCTTCACAAGTGAAGGGGAAGAAAAGGGAGAGAGGAGATCAGAGTTCTGAGCCAGTTAAACGAGAACGATCCTCAAAAATGGAGGATGGGAATTCTGGACACAGTAGAACagaaactaatttaaaaactGAGATTGCAAAAATTACAGAGAAAGGTGGACTTGTAGATTATGATGGGGTTGAGAAATTGGTGCAGCTCATGGTTCCTGAGAGAAATGATAAGAAAATTGACCTCGTCTGCCGGTCATTGCTTGCTGGTGTGGTGGCAGCAACAGATAAATTTGATTGCCTTAACTGGTTTGTGCAGTTAAGGGGTTTGCTTGTGTTTGATGAATGGCTGCAGGAGGTCCATAAAGGGAAGATAGGTGATGCTGGCAGCCCCAGGGATGGTGATAAATCAGTTGAggaatttcttttaattttgcttcGTGCGCTTGATAAGCTGCCAGTAAATCTTAATGCCTTACAAATGTGTAACATCGGAAAGTCTGTGAATCATTTGCGGACACACAAGAACGTGGAAATTCAGAAAAAAGCTAGGAGTTTGGTTGACACATGGAAGAAACGTGTTGAGGCAGAAATGGATGCTAGACCCCGGCTGCCTGAAGTTCCTCACAGTGGGAACAGACAGACAGGTGCATCCACTGAGGTTGCCATAAAGAGCCTTGTAACACAACCAGCTTCTTCTAAAACTGGTGCAGTAAAGCTTTGCCAAGGGGATGCTCCTACAAAGTCTGCGTTTTCCTCTCCAGTGTCTGTGAAATCAGCTCCATTGCCTGCATCAGGGAGTACAGATGCAAAAGATGGACAGCCCCGAAATGCTGCTTCTGCTACTGGTACCACTGACCTTCCTTCTACTCCTGCAAAGGATGAGAAAAGCAGCAGTTCAAGTCAATCCCACAACAACGGTCAATCTTGTGTGGGTGACCATGCAAAAACTGGGGGATTATCTGGGAAGGAGGATGCTAGGAGCTCTGCCACTGTTTCAATGACTCTGAATAAGATCTCGGTTGGTTCTTCACGGTCTCGGAAATCAGTCAATGGTTACCCTAGTTCCACACCAGCTGGGGTTCAAAGAGAAACTGTGTCAAGCAAAAATGCTACCTTGCATAGAAATTCAGCTTCAGATAGACCATCTCAGCCAAGTCTGACATGTGAAAAGGCACTTGATGTACCTGTGGTGGAGGGGGCCAATCCCAAAATAATAGTCAAGATTCCAAATCGAGGTCGAAGTCCAGCACAAAATTCCAGTGGAGGATCTGTTGAAGACACTTCAGTCACCAACAGCCGAGCATCTTCTCCTGTGCTTCCAGAGAAGCAGAACCAATTTGATCGTAACTTCAAGGAAAAGAATGATGCCCTTCGAGCTGATATTTCTTCCAATATGAATAGTGAGCCTTGGCAAAGCAATGTTAACAAGGATGCAGCTGCTTGTCCAGACGAGGGAAGTGGGTCACCTGCTGTTCTGCCCGATGAGCAGGGGAGTAAGACTGGTGATAATTGTAGGAAAGTGGTTGAAGATTTAGAAGATAATTCCTTACCGCCAGGATATGAGTTTAAAGATGTAAAATTGCACGAGTCTTCATTCAGTTCTATGAATGCTCTAATTGAAAGTTGTGTCAAGTATTCTGAAGCAAATGTTTCTGCGCCTGCTGGAGATGACATTGGAATGAACCTTCTAGCTAGTGTGGCTGCTGGAGAGATGTCCAAATCTGATGTAGTTTCACCAGTTGGTTCTCCGCCAAGGACCCCCATTCACGAGCCTCTTTGTGATGATAATGATTCAAGAGTGAAATCATTTCCTGGAGATCATTCTACTGATAGTACTGATGACGAGCATGAGAAGCAGGGTATTGATCGTAATTTGTGGGCTAAAAATTCTGACAGTAATCAAGACAAACCTGCAGGAGGTCTAACAGGACACATCAGTACTTCCCCTGTGGATTTGCAGCAGAGTGGAGATCCATGCCAAGAGAACACTGAAAACTCGAAAGAAATAATAGTTGCGGAGGAGACACCTGATGGTGCAGGAAGAAATCCTGAAGAGGACAAGGCTGGTTTCAGAGTGGATGCCGATGGCGCTCCTGATGGTAAACAGAGGATAAGTGGCCCTTTGTCAACTGAGGATAAGGTTTCTGAGTCCACTCGAGGAGTTGAGACTGAAGCCGTTGAAGGATCAGCATCAAACCAGTCTTTGGAATTTGATGGCGAGAACAAGAAAGGTGTGAGTGAAGGATTGAACAGCGGTGTGAAGAGAGAGCAAAAGCCATCTCCCATTACCACTCACTCTGAGTCTGTGAAAGGAAAGGATGGAGAACTGCTGCATACTTCTGGTTCTGGTGAAGATATGCCTCTGAAAAATGTTGATGAAGTGAAGGTTGAAAAGGCTGATGAGGTAGATTCCAAGAGTCATGTGAATCAAACTGAAGAACAAAATTCTGAATGGAAAAGCAATGCTCCAATGATTCGTGAGGATCGGGTTGTACCACATTTGGGCTCAGCAGAGAATGAGGAGAAGGGTAATGGTAAGGTTGACCACAGAGAAAATTTGGAAGGTAAGGAAGTTAAAGAGGAGCTTTGTGCTGGCCCAGCTCTTCCTGAGGTATCAACTGCATTGCGAGCACAGGAAACAGGGCAGCTTGTGAGGACTGGTGCAGTTAAGTTGACTATCTCTGAAGGAGACAAAGCACAAGAATCTACATCTACCACCATAGATGCTGCATCCTCTGCTGTGGGGGTTTCAGATATGGAAGCAAAagttgaatttgatttgaatgAAGGTTTTGATGGGGATGATGGGAAATATGGGGAGTCAAGTAATTTCATAGTCCCGGGATGTTCTGGTGTTGTTCAACAGTTGGTTAGCCCGTTGCCTCTTCCTGTTACTTCTGTGTCCAGTAGCCTTCCTTCTTCAGTAACAGTGGCTGCTGCAGCAAAAGGGCCTTTTGTACCACCGGAGGACCTCCTGAGGAGTAAAGTGGAACTTGGTTGGAAAGGATCTGCTGCAACAAGTGCATTTCGCCCAGCTGAACCAAGAAAGATATTAGAGATGCCACTGGGGGTGACTAGCATTTCTGTTCCTGATTCAACATCTGGAAAGCTCGGTCGTCCTCTATTGGATATTGACTTAAATGTACCAGATGAGAGAGTCCTAGAGGATTTGGCTTCTCGAAGCTCTGTTCAGGATACAGTCACTGCATCCGACCATACCAATAACCGTGATGGGTCACGCTGTGAAGTGATGGGTTCTAAATCTGTCCGCGGCTCTGTCGGACTTGATCTTGATTTGAATAGAGCTGAGGAGCTTATTGATATTGGTAATTACTCAACTAGCAATGGGAATAAAATAGATGTCCCAGTTCAGCCTGGCACATCGTCAGGTGGTCTTTTGAATGGTGAGGTGAATGTTCGCAGGGATTTTGATTTGAATGATGGACCGGTTTTGGATGACTGTAGTGCTGAACCATCAGTCTTTCCCCAGCACCCCAGAAATGTATCTCAGGCACCAGTTTCTGGCCTTCGGTTGAGCAGTGCAGATACAGTAAACTTTTCTTCATGGTTTCCTAGGGGGAACACTTATTCAACTATCGCAGTTCCATCAGTCTTGCCTGATAGAGGAGAGCAGCCATTTCCAATTATTGCCCCCTGCGCACCACAGAGAATGTTGGTTCCCTCTACTAGTGGCTCTCCTTTTGGTCCCGATGTTTTCAGGGGACCAGTATTGTCGTCATCTCCTGCGGTGCCCTTTCCATCTGCCCCATTTCAATATCCAGtctttccttttggaaccaGCTTTCCCCTACCATCAGCCACCTTTTCTGGTGGTACAACAACATATGTAGATTCATCATCTGGTGGGAGATTTTGCTTCCCTGCTGTTAATTCACAACTAATGGGTCCTGCAGGTGCAGTCCCATCTCATTTTCCTAGGCCTTATGTAGTTAGCCTCCCTGATGGTAGCAACAGTGCTAGCTCTGAAAGCAGTTGGAAACGGAGCAGACAGAGTCTGGACTTAAATGCAGGGCCTGGAGTCCCAGACATAGAAGGTAGAGATGAGACTTCACCCCTTGTGCCGAGGCAACTCTCTGTTGCCGGTTCACAGGTCCTAACAGAGGATCAAGCAAGAATGTATCAGCAGATGGCAGGTGGCCATTTCAAGAGGAAGGAACCTGAAGGAGGATGGGATGGTTATAAACGGCCCTCATGGCAATAG
- the LOC102608421 gene encoding rac-like GTP-binding protein 3 isoform X2: MGLLAKLACLFATQVTSFLLYVLSVSGRSSIWDYIPTVFDNFSANVVAEGTTVNLGLWDTAGQEDYNRLRPLSYRGADVFVLAFSLVSRASYENVLKKWIPELQHYSPGVPVVLVGTKLDLREDKHYLADHPGLVPVTTAQGEELRKQIGAAYYIECSSKTQQNVKAVFDAAIKVVIKPPQKQKEKKKKQRGCLLNVFCGRNLVRFE; encoded by the exons ATGGGGCTGTTGGCAAAACTTGCATGCTTATTTGCTACACAAGTAACAAGTTTCCTACTGTATGTACTCTCTGTTTCTGGAAGATCATCCATCTGG GATTATATACCAACGGTGTTCGACAACTTCAGTGCAAATGTGGTAGCTGAAGGCACTACTGTCAACTTAGGCCTCTGGGACACAGCTG GGCAAGAGGATTACAATAGATTAAGGCCTTTGAGCTACAGAGGGGCAGACGTTTTTGTCTTAGCTTTCTCATTAGTCAGTCGAGCCAGCTATGAAAACGTTCTAAAAAAG TGGATCCCTGAACTTCAGCATTACTCTCCCGGAGTACCAGTTGTATTGGTTGGCACCAAATTGG ATCTTCGAGAGGATAAGCATTATTTGGCTGATCATCCAGGATTGGTGCCTGTGACCACTGCACAA GGAGAGGAACTCCGTAAACAGATTGGTGCTGCATATTACATTGAATGCAGCTCGAAAactcagcag AATGTAAAAGCAGTTTTTGATGCTGCAATCAAGGTAGTTATCAAACCCCCGCAGAAgcaaaaggagaagaagaaaaaacaacGAGGATGCCTATT aaatgtCTTTTGTGGGAGGAACCTCGTACGATTTGAATGA